A window of the Polypterus senegalus isolate Bchr_013 chromosome 4, ASM1683550v1, whole genome shotgun sequence genome harbors these coding sequences:
- the LOC120527492 gene encoding uncharacterized protein LOC120527492, with protein MTFVLTVIPRFLDTKGLVNQDFSLLFGSDTSSKLFEKWDTCFKFKINKEARSLTGQMAGLNILLKCAESTFDFEDHGSSGFIGWDADMASVLLLVYLLPPLAGGKKVPKITSSGAVDHMVQFHKSCYSIDEHLSQSEGRQPYHLAVGTTKAKIHDFYIVLDKQLMPCQARSSLGAFNELFKMLILYSVLPMIRPIVYTFLQTTVYNIDIGHVKESPRVKELRAKILNN; from the exons ATGACATTTGTACTTACTGTCATTCCTAGATTTTTGGATACAAAAGGCTTG GTAAATCAAGATTTCAGTCTTTTATTTGGCTCTGACACATCTTCCAAATTGTTTGAGAAGTGGGATACCTGCTTTAAGTTTAAGATTAATAAAGAAGCGAGATCTCTGACAGGTCAGATGGCTGGTTTGAATATTCTGCTGAAGTGTGCAGAATCTACTTTTGATTTTGAAGATCACGGATCATCAGGGTTTATTG GTTGGGATGCAGACATGGCCTCAGTTTTATTATTAGTCTATCTTTTGCCACCactggctggaggaaaaaaagtgCCAAAAATCACCTCTAGTGGGGCAGTTGACCATATGGTACAGTTTCATAag tcATGCTACAGTATTGATGAACACCTCAGCCAAAGTGAAGGTCGCCAGCCTTACCATCTGGCAGTAGGAACAACAAAGGCCAAGATCCATGACTTTTATATTGTCCTAGACAAACAGCTTATGCCATGTCAGGCAAGAAGTTCTTTGGGAGCATTCAATGAGCTTTTTAAGATGCTCATTTTGTATTCAGTATTACCTATGATAAGGCCTATTGTATATACATTCTTGCAAACAACTGTTTACAACATTGATATTGGACATGTGAAGGAATCACCAAGGGTTAAAGAATTAAGAgcaaaaatattgaataattaa